The genomic stretch ACTGATTCAAGTAATTCTTGTGGAATGGAATTCCACAATTCATTTCTTGAAATTTCTTGTTTCAAATAAGCGAAATACTGATTGAGTTTTTTCTTCTGCTGAAAATGATGAAACGCAACTCTTGTCCGTAAAGTGTCGGATGCTTCTGTACTCATCTCAACATGAGCAATTGGCTCAAAATTCTCTCGGATAAATCCTTCAGAAAGACCACCTGCTCCCGCAAAAAGATCTATATATGTGAGTTTACTCATACTTATATATCTAATGATAATTTGTTAAATCGTGTCAATATTTTATTCAAAGTACTCTTTTGTTTTAATTTCTTAAGTTCACATTCAAAGATGGTAAATGCTTTCCAACCCAATTTCTTCAATTTGGCAAAGTTTTTCAGGTCATTAGCCTTGTTTTTATTAATTTTCTTTAAACACCAGTCTGTCCTTGTTTTAGGTATAACAAAATACTTGCAATTGTCATGTCCATGCCAAAAGCAGCCATGAACGAACAGAACTGTTTTAAATTTAGGGAAAACCAAGTCTGGTTTTCCCGGCAGTTTATTGTCGTGTAATCTGTATCGCAAGCCGCTTGAATGTAGAAATTTTCTTATTACTAGCTCTGGTTTTGTGTCCTTGCTCCTAATCTGGCTCATGTTAAAACTTCTTGTCAGCTTATCGTGAACATCTGCCATGGTTCGAAGTTATTAAAGCATTAATGAAGAGGCTCTTATTAGAGTTTATTAGGTTGTATGTAACTTGAATTGAACTCAAAAATAGGGATTGTAGTGATGCGGACGTAAAGTTTTTTAAAGACTATAAGAATCCCCTCTGTTAATCCCCTACGACAATCCCCCTCCTCCCAATCCTCCCCCCCATTCAATTCCACGATGTAATAGGTCAGCAGGCCGTTAAAGTAAGACTCCTTACCAGTAGTCGTGAGGGGCGGGTGAGTCATGCCTTGTTGTTTTTTGGGTAGCCCGGTTCAGCTGTCTTATCACTGCAGCAGGCCTTTACCCAGTTTCTGAATTGTGATTCCCCACTGGAGCACGATAGCTGCGGTCGCGAGGTTTCGCGATAGCTCCTGTAAGCGGGCAGCGAAGAGGATGCATGCCGATTTTTACTTTGTGTATATTTCCGGCGGCAGGGTATTTCAACTGTTTCCTTCCAAAGTGATGCAATCGCGAAGCCCGATTCACCGATTTACCTAGCGGGTGCCAGTTTTGAAGATGTGAAATGTTATGATGGGTTGGATAATTGAAGCTGTATTCAGGGAATAGTGCGTTTAAAAGAAAACACGGATTTAATGAATTGGCGGATTTTTGCAGACTTGTGCAACGGCTACCTGTGTTAAGTGCTGTTGCGCTCCCTCTCGTCAAGGATTTCTTATCTTTTGAGTGACTGTCACCCAAGATTTGTCGAACCCAAGTGCTTTTAAAATTTGGTCTTTGTCAAGCGTTTTTGGCTTCTTGATTTTGATTACTAAACATTTTTCTGGAACGTCTTCAACAATTGTAAACTGTGAACCGTGCGGTTGCCAAGTAAAACAATGTTCTCCTGCCTTTTTGTTTGATCCAACAAGGTTATTATTCTTGTTCCATTCCCAATTGTATAGTTCGTAGTCATATCGAATGGTTTCAAACTCAAACACAACAACTTCGGAAAGGTCGTTTGACTTCACCATAACTACCGTTCTTAAATGTTTATATTTTTCTCTGATTGCTGAAACTCGCTCGTTCCAAATTTCAAGAACAAGTTTGCCGATTAAAGTCGGGTCTGCTTTTGGTCGCTACGCTCGCCAAATGAATAGTTCGGGGAATTTCGTCCTGAAATTAGTCTTACTTGTTTTTG from Bacteroidota bacterium encodes the following:
- the vsr gene encoding DNA mismatch endonuclease Vsr — protein: MADVHDKLTRSFNMSQIRSKDTKPELVIRKFLHSSGLRYRLHDNKLPGKPDLVFPKFKTVLFVHGCFWHGHDNCKYFVIPKTRTDWCLKKINKNKANDLKNFAKLKKLGWKAFTIFECELKKLKQKSTLNKILTRFNKLSLDI